A genome region from Dolichospermum compactum NIES-806 includes the following:
- a CDS encoding cofactor assembly of complex C subunit B: protein MNSTVSQSTFLLTFLLSVGLFFFIRASTKDRTEVMQLTSEQDENTLMAALKEYFRSRAYRVSAVDSAKNQVTFEGLVSPSWFLAIFLTILAAVGLGCLALVLSMLLPDFGQFFLVIILFSPLSGLLYWKKSGRLEKVSLKMENIPSGQNFSSTITVTAHRDELAELQRALQLKTLDT from the coding sequence ATGAATTCTACTGTTTCTCAATCTACGTTCCTCTTAACTTTTCTGTTATCAGTTGGATTATTTTTCTTTATACGCGCTTCGACTAAGGATCGTACAGAAGTGATGCAATTGACTTCAGAACAGGATGAGAATACATTAATGGCTGCATTAAAGGAGTATTTTCGCTCTCGTGCTTATCGAGTTTCAGCGGTAGATTCTGCTAAAAATCAAGTCACTTTTGAAGGATTGGTTAGCCCTAGCTGGTTTCTAGCTATATTTTTGACTATATTAGCAGCCGTAGGTTTGGGTTGTTTGGCGTTGGTTCTATCAATGCTTTTGCCCGATTTTGGCCAATTTTTTCTAGTAATAATCCTGTTTTCGCCTTTAAGTGGATTATTGTACTGGAAAAAATCTGGAAGACTTGAGAAGGTGTCACTCAAGATGGAAAATATCCCAAGTGGGCAAAACTTCTCAAGTACAATCACTGTAACTGCCCATAGAGATGAACTGGCTGAGTTACAAAGGGCATTACAGCTAAAGACGCTGGACACTTGA
- a CDS encoding protein kinase domain-containing protein, giving the protein MTQICCLNADCHNPPIPDTTKFCPNSGVPLVILRNRYRPVKPLGGGGFGKTYLAEDVDKLNEKCVIKQFAPQTQSTYALKTAKELFEQEANQLKDLKHPQIPQLQAYFDEDDCLYLIQDFIEGENLLIELANQGNFNEQKIRDLLLDLLPVLQIVHSKNRKISVKPLTFVSSYLRGSFFHDLCVTNHHQITS; this is encoded by the coding sequence ATGACTCAGATATGTTGTCTAAATGCAGACTGTCATAATCCACCCATACCAGATACGACAAAGTTCTGTCCTAACAGCGGTGTTCCTTTGGTTATTCTCAGAAACCGTTATCGTCCTGTTAAACCTTTGGGTGGTGGTGGTTTTGGGAAGACTTATTTAGCTGAAGATGTTGATAAATTAAATGAGAAGTGTGTTATTAAACAATTTGCACCTCAAACTCAAAGTACCTATGCCTTAAAAACAGCCAAGGAGTTATTTGAACAAGAAGCGAACCAACTAAAAGACCTCAAACATCCCCAAATTCCCCAATTACAAGCTTATTTTGATGAGGATGATTGTTTATATTTAATTCAAGATTTTATTGAAGGTGAAAATTTATTAATTGAGTTAGCGAATCAAGGAAATTTTAACGAACAAAAAATTCGGGATTTGTTACTTGATTTATTACCAGTTTTACAAATAGTCCATAGTAAAAATAGGAAAATCTCTGTAAAACCTCTTACCTTCGTTTCTTCGTACCTTCGTGGTTCATTCTTCCATGACTTGTGCGTAACCAACCATCATCAAATAACATCCTGA
- a CDS encoding type II toxin-antitoxin system HigB family toxin, whose translation MKVIGIENLTEFSKIHPDAEISLNVWLQTAQKEEWKHIIDVREVYPHADFVQGYTVFNIGGNKFRLITKITYKVKTIKIEDVLTHSEYNEDKWKK comes from the coding sequence ATGAAAGTAATTGGCATCGAAAACCTAACTGAATTTAGTAAGATTCATCCAGATGCTGAAATTAGTCTTAATGTTTGGCTCCAAACTGCTCAAAAGGAAGAATGGAAACACATTATAGATGTAAGGGAAGTTTATCCACACGCAGATTTTGTACAAGGGTACACAGTTTTTAATATAGGAGGAAATAAGTTTCGGTTAATTACTAAAATTACCTATAAAGTCAAGACCATTAAGATTGAGGATGTATTAACTCATAGTGAATATAATGAAGATAAGTGGAAAAAATAA
- a CDS encoding type II toxin-antitoxin system HicB family antitoxin, which produces MNYPIVVYPCEEGGFVAEIPALKGCLAQGETLEETLQELIIVRNLWLETAEKYGQKLPDIEGAIAKVKALSSV; this is translated from the coding sequence ATGAATTATCCCATAGTTGTTTATCCTTGTGAAGAAGGCGGTTTTGTAGCAGAAATTCCCGCATTAAAAGGATGTTTAGCACAGGGTGAAACTTTAGAAGAAACCTTACAAGAATTGATAATTGTGCGAAACTTATGGTTAGAAACAGCCGAAAAATATGGTCAAAAATTGCCAGATATTGAAGGTGCTATTGCAAAAGTGAAAGCTCTAAGTAGCGTATAA
- a CDS encoding Uma2 family endonuclease — translation MTTQSVILNIKNVELSDEQFYQLCQINEDWKLEQTAKGELIIMPPVGAISGNRESDFNGYVWLWNLQTKLGKVFSSSTVFTLPNGGKRSPDVAWIANERWESLTIKEKEKFAKICPDFVIELRSRTDSLSQLQEKMQEYLNSGLRLGWLIDPQNQQVEIYRQNQSVEIVSLPTSLSGENVLPGFILELPVFRD, via the coding sequence ATGACAACTCAATCAGTTATTTTAAATATCAAAAATGTAGAGTTAAGTGATGAACAGTTTTATCAACTATGTCAAATCAATGAAGATTGGAAACTTGAACAAACTGCTAAGGGAGAATTGATAATTATGCCTCCAGTTGGTGCAATTAGTGGTAATAGAGAGTCAGATTTTAATGGTTATGTTTGGTTATGGAATCTTCAAACCAAACTCGGAAAAGTATTTAGTTCTTCTACTGTTTTTACTCTACCTAATGGTGGTAAACGTTCTCCTGATGTGGCTTGGATTGCTAATGAACGTTGGGAATCTTTAACCATTAAAGAAAAAGAAAAATTTGCTAAAATTTGTCCTGATTTTGTCATAGAATTGCGTTCTCGTACAGATTCTTTAAGTCAATTACAGGAGAAAATGCAGGAATATCTTAATAGTGGTTTACGTTTAGGTTGGTTAATTGATCCTCAAAATCAACAAGTAGAAATTTACCGTCAAAATCAGTCTGTAGAAATAGTATCATTACCGACAAGTTTATCGGGAGAAAATGTTTTACCAGGATTTATTTTAGAATTACCTGTTTTCAGGGATTAA
- a CDS encoding DUF3155 domain-containing protein — protein MARRRKRKSRRRQEGRRILEHIPQYSIESGEDKPVTAARKFIQAEGILPPALLLVKRNEHTTDRYFWAEKGLFGAQYVEENHFLFPSLRILESPTAPAPEPVAVAVASN, from the coding sequence TTGGCAAGGAGACGCAAGCGGAAGAGCCGTCGTAGGCAGGAAGGACGGCGCATACTTGAGCATATCCCTCAGTACAGCATTGAAAGTGGCGAAGATAAGCCTGTGACAGCAGCAAGAAAGTTCATTCAAGCTGAAGGTATTTTGCCACCTGCGCTGCTACTAGTAAAACGCAATGAACATACAACGGACCGTTATTTCTGGGCGGAAAAAGGTCTGTTTGGCGCTCAATACGTAGAAGAGAATCATTTTTTGTTCCCTAGTCTCAGGATTTTAGAATCACCAACAGCACCAGCGCCAGAACCTGTCGCTGTTGCTGTTGCTAGTAACTAA
- a CDS encoding DUF2330 domain-containing protein → MQLLRLFMPLISALLAVLCFAPTAWAFCGFYVAKADTKLYNQASQVILARDGNLTVLTMANDFQGDVKDFAVVIPVPTVLKKEQVHVAEPKIIERLDAFSAPRLVEYFDSDPCAVMEKMADMPSPQAAGRMSSAENSMRKDSSLGVTVEAKFNVGEYDIVILSAKESGGLEIWLNRNGYKIPKGAKELLKPYIRSSMKFFVAKVNLDKFAESGYQLLRPLQISYESPKFMLPIRLGMINATKEQDLIVYILSPQGQAEITNYRTVKVPSDVNIPIFVKNEFGDFYKSMFQTSYTKEDKKVGFLEYAWDMSSCDPCSAEPLNNEELKQAGVFWLDNNSSDRPVAPSFRSRFPSSSVFITRLHVRYTRNKFPEDLMFQATSQRDSFQGRYILQHPFTGNLQCSAGRQYKSSLNQRFEKEAQTLARLTNWNIQNIRQKMQLTGGNISTSWWDRLLAWFGL, encoded by the coding sequence ATGCAACTTTTACGCCTATTTATGCCCTTAATCTCTGCACTTTTAGCAGTGCTGTGTTTTGCGCCTACAGCTTGGGCTTTCTGTGGTTTTTATGTAGCTAAAGCTGATACAAAACTCTATAACCAAGCTTCTCAAGTCATACTTGCTAGAGATGGGAATCTTACCGTCTTAACAATGGCTAATGATTTTCAAGGAGATGTTAAAGATTTTGCTGTTGTTATTCCTGTTCCCACTGTTTTAAAAAAAGAACAAGTTCATGTAGCCGAACCAAAAATTATTGAACGATTAGATGCGTTCAGTGCGCCAAGATTAGTTGAATATTTTGATTCTGACCCCTGTGCAGTCATGGAAAAAATGGCGGATATGCCATCACCACAAGCAGCAGGAAGAATGAGTAGTGCAGAAAATAGCATGAGGAAAGATAGCAGTTTAGGCGTGACTGTTGAAGCCAAATTTAATGTTGGTGAATATGATATTGTCATCCTCAGTGCTAAGGAATCTGGTGGGCTAGAAATTTGGCTAAATCGCAATGGTTATAAAATTCCTAAAGGGGCAAAGGAATTACTAAAACCATACATTCGTTCTTCCATGAAATTCTTTGTTGCTAAAGTCAACTTAGATAAATTTGCCGAATCAGGTTATCAATTACTGCGTCCTTTACAAATTTCCTACGAATCACCCAAGTTCATGTTACCCATTCGTTTAGGAATGATTAATGCCACTAAAGAACAAGATTTAATTGTTTATATTCTCTCACCTCAAGGACAGGCAGAAATTACTAATTATCGCACTGTTAAAGTTCCTTCAGATGTGAATATTCCTATTTTTGTCAAAAATGAATTTGGTGATTTTTATAAATCCATGTTCCAAACTTCTTACACCAAAGAAGATAAGAAAGTCGGATTTTTAGAATATGCTTGGGATATGAGTAGTTGTGATCCTTGTTCGGCTGAACCACTCAATAATGAAGAATTAAAACAAGCGGGCGTGTTTTGGTTAGATAATAATAGTAGTGATAGACCAGTAGCTCCCAGTTTTCGTTCTCGTTTTCCTAGTAGTAGTGTTTTTATTACTCGCTTGCACGTTCGCTACACCAGAAATAAGTTTCCTGAAGATTTGATGTTTCAAGCAACTTCCCAACGGGATTCCTTTCAAGGACGTTATATTTTACAACACCCATTTACAGGTAATCTTCAATGTAGTGCGGGAAGACAATATAAAAGTTCATTAAATCAACGATTTGAAAAAGAAGCCCAAACCCTCGCTAGACTTACCAACTGGAATATTCAAAATATTCGCCAAAAAATGCAATTAACTGGAGGAAATATTTCCACTTCTTGGTGGGATAGATTGTTAGCTTGGTTTGGTCTGTAA
- a CDS encoding polysaccharide deacetylase family protein — MEFSPLFPLVYRLLKPTFPHCLWCGNSNKKTIALTFDDGPHPQYTPQVLSVLKRYNITASFFWLGNCVNRFPEVAKTVSTQGHWIGLHGYEHDSFPFLSPNQLKQSLEKTQVAIYNVCNLSPEQVRDVRPPNGFFTPQTLKLFQQWNYRPVMWSVVPEDWVHPGVNVVVNRVMKQVKNGSLIVLHDGYFGGKDVAEIINILIPQLLQQGYEFVTVNSLW, encoded by the coding sequence ATGGAATTTTCTCCCCTATTTCCCCTTGTTTATCGGCTTCTTAAACCCACTTTTCCCCATTGTCTATGGTGTGGAAACTCCAACAAGAAAACTATCGCCCTTACCTTTGATGATGGACCTCATCCCCAATACACACCCCAAGTATTATCGGTTTTAAAGCGTTACAACATTACCGCTAGTTTTTTCTGGTTAGGAAATTGTGTGAATCGGTTTCCAGAAGTTGCAAAAACAGTCAGCACACAAGGACACTGGATCGGATTACATGGTTATGAACATGATTCTTTTCCCTTCCTTTCCCCAAACCAACTCAAACAAAGTTTAGAAAAAACCCAAGTCGCTATTTACAATGTTTGTAATTTATCACCCGAACAAGTACGAGATGTGCGTCCTCCCAACGGATTTTTCACCCCTCAAACATTAAAATTATTTCAACAGTGGAATTATCGTCCAGTGATGTGGAGTGTAGTTCCTGAAGATTGGGTTCATCCTGGTGTCAATGTTGTGGTAAATCGAGTTATGAAACAAGTTAAAAACGGTTCATTAATTGTCTTGCATGATGGCTATTTTGGCGGTAAAGATGTGGCAGAAATTATTAATATTTTGATTCCCCAATTATTACAACAAGGGTATGAATTTGTGACTGTTAATAGTTTATGGTAA
- a CDS encoding DUF3611 family protein has translation MTQNSETPSYNLRAIAQQFRLAGWISLWIQLVLGVISGIIVLLFGIFSQKAGSPSNNPGTGFGVFLAICGILLLGAGIYLAYRYTRIGKKLESPNPTNRPRKVETVQVLRLGLWINLGGILVTLLGAQAIVGTLVARSISPQAVTTQLFDPTRIISGLDMLIVQANTNTVSAHFAGLLASLWLINRINKP, from the coding sequence ATGACGCAAAACTCCGAAACACCATCATATAACCTTCGGGCTATAGCCCAACAATTTCGCCTAGCAGGTTGGATTAGTTTATGGATTCAGTTGGTATTAGGTGTAATTTCTGGAATAATTGTCTTGTTATTTGGCATTTTTAGTCAAAAAGCAGGTAGCCCCAGTAACAATCCAGGAACGGGCTTTGGCGTGTTTTTAGCAATTTGTGGCATACTTCTGTTGGGTGCTGGTATTTACTTAGCTTATCGCTACACTAGAATTGGCAAGAAATTAGAATCCCCTAATCCCACTAATCGCCCTCGTAAGGTGGAAACTGTGCAGGTATTACGTTTAGGTCTATGGATAAATTTAGGGGGAATATTAGTCACTTTATTGGGAGCGCAAGCGATCGTTGGTACACTAGTAGCCAGGTCTATATCTCCTCAAGCAGTAACTACTCAATTATTTGACCCGACTCGGATTATTAGCGGATTGGATATGCTTATAGTCCAGGCAAATACAAACACCGTATCAGCGCATTTTGCTGGGTTATTGGCATCCTTGTGGTTAATAAATCGGATTAATAAACCATAA
- a CDS encoding RnfABCDGE type electron transport complex subunit D, which translates to MTLCKDIRDYQILFLSLFLILGIATRDWTLHPEFVLVAIASCIITQIICSLLTKSENTIQTINIRSPLITSLGLSLLLRADHWSTMALAGFAAIASKFIFQFGEKHFFNPANFGIIAVLTLTNDAWVSPGQWGEEWWYALLFVGTGGMILQRIGRWDTTAAFLAAYSLLAAIRNMWLGWTWDVYFHHLISGSLLLFSLFMVTDPRSIPNAPMSRIIWAISIALLTFILRNFFFISTAVFWSLFALAPLTILLDRFWVTPRFSWWQQPKLPAANKQLTIIN; encoded by the coding sequence ATGACGTTGTGCAAAGATATTCGAGATTATCAAATTCTGTTTTTGAGTTTATTCCTGATTTTGGGAATTGCGACGCGAGACTGGACATTACATCCAGAATTTGTGCTTGTGGCGATCGCCTCCTGCATCATAACTCAAATCATCTGCTCATTGCTCACTAAATCTGAAAATACAATTCAAACAATTAATATCCGTAGTCCCTTAATTACTTCTTTGGGACTGAGTTTATTACTACGCGCTGATCATTGGTCAACAATGGCTTTAGCTGGGTTTGCAGCCATAGCTAGTAAATTTATTTTCCAATTTGGGGAAAAGCATTTTTTCAACCCTGCTAATTTTGGCATTATTGCTGTGCTTACCCTCACTAATGACGCTTGGGTATCCCCAGGACAATGGGGGGAAGAATGGTGGTATGCGTTGTTATTTGTAGGGACTGGAGGCATGATTTTACAGCGCATTGGTCGCTGGGATACTACCGCCGCTTTTCTAGCTGCCTATTCCCTATTAGCAGCCATCAGAAATATGTGGTTAGGTTGGACTTGGGACGTTTATTTTCATCATTTAATTAGTGGATCTTTACTATTATTTTCTCTGTTTATGGTGACAGATCCGCGTTCAATTCCCAACGCCCCCATGAGTAGAATAATTTGGGCAATATCTATTGCTTTGTTAACATTTATTTTGCGGAACTTCTTCTTTATCTCCACCGCTGTTTTTTGGTCTTTATTTGCCCTCGCACCCTTAACTATTTTACTAGATAGATTCTGGGTGACACCGAGATTTTCTTGGTGGCAGCAACCAAAATTACCAGCAGCAAATAAGCAATTAACTATCATCAATTAA
- the serS gene encoding serine--tRNA ligase has product MLDIKQIRENPQLVQEKLNTRSGKYEIQPILDLSQQQRELEVKRNELQARSNEIGKLVGQKVRSGVNPQDESILALKEEGNSLKITLSSLEPQEKELKAQIHQLLLALPNLPSDSTPIGTSEDDNQEVKTWGDEYKPENPNIVPHWEIGEKLGILNFERAVKIAQTRFVSLIGAGAALERALIQFMLSKHIENGYIEVSPPLLVNTDSLTGTGQLPKFAEDSFKCAEDDLWLIPTAEVPVTNFYREEIINAEELPIYHTAYTPCFRREAGSYGRDMRGLIRLHQFNKVELVKLVKPESSFDELETLLVSAESILQALKLPYRVINLCTADLGFSATKTYDLEVWLPSAGKYREISSCSNCVDFQARRADIRFKEAGKKGTQFVHTLNGSGLAVGRTMAAILENYQQADGTIKVPEVLQVYLGREVL; this is encoded by the coding sequence ATGCTGGATATTAAACAAATTAGAGAAAATCCCCAATTAGTACAAGAAAAGTTGAATACTCGTAGTGGTAAATACGAGATTCAGCCTATATTAGATTTGAGCCAACAACAACGGGAACTGGAAGTCAAACGCAACGAACTCCAAGCCCGCAGTAATGAAATTGGTAAACTGGTGGGACAAAAGGTAAGATCTGGTGTTAATCCTCAAGATGAGTCAATTCTGGCTTTAAAAGAAGAAGGAAACAGCCTCAAAATCACATTAAGCTCATTAGAACCCCAGGAAAAAGAATTAAAAGCCCAAATTCACCAATTACTCTTAGCACTTCCGAATTTACCCAGTGATTCTACCCCCATTGGTACAAGTGAAGATGATAACCAAGAAGTGAAAACATGGGGAGATGAATATAAACCCGAAAATCCCAACATTGTCCCCCATTGGGAAATCGGCGAAAAGTTGGGAATTTTGAATTTTGAAAGAGCGGTAAAAATTGCCCAAACTCGGTTTGTAAGTTTGATAGGTGCAGGTGCTGCTTTAGAAAGAGCATTAATCCAATTTATGCTTTCTAAACATATTGAAAATGGCTATATAGAAGTTAGTCCACCGTTGTTAGTTAATACTGATTCTTTAACGGGAACAGGACAATTACCCAAGTTTGCAGAGGACAGTTTTAAATGTGCAGAAGATGATTTGTGGTTAATTCCTACTGCGGAAGTTCCTGTCACTAATTTTTATCGAGAGGAAATTATCAACGCGGAAGAATTACCAATTTATCATACTGCATATACGCCATGTTTTCGGCGGGAAGCGGGAAGTTATGGCCGGGATATGCGGGGTTTAATTCGGTTACATCAATTCAATAAAGTTGAGTTGGTGAAATTAGTAAAACCGGAAAGTTCTTTTGATGAATTGGAGACGTTGCTAGTCAGTGCAGAGAGTATTTTACAGGCTTTAAAATTGCCTTATCGGGTGATTAATTTATGTACTGCTGATTTAGGTTTTTCGGCAACAAAAACCTATGATTTAGAGGTATGGTTGCCTTCTGCTGGCAAGTATCGGGAGATTTCTAGTTGTTCTAATTGTGTTGATTTTCAAGCGAGAAGGGCGGATATTCGCTTTAAGGAAGCTGGTAAGAAAGGAACGCAGTTTGTGCATACTTTAAATGGTTCTGGTTTGGCTGTAGGTAGGACTATGGCGGCGATTTTGGAGAATTATCAGCAAGCTGACGGGACGATTAAAGTACCGGAGGTTTTGCAGGTTTATTTGGGTAGGGAGGTTTTGTAG
- a CDS encoding CO2 hydration protein: protein MITTQNNPTYNPLAEYIHRLQTGEALLKDSPENVLEVVGILKSYGVVLDAYSKNLIYIAEHQFLIFFPFFKYFDGDISVPKLFRHLWHDRINFEYAEYCMKTMMWHGGGGLDAYLDTQEFHDRAKAVIAAKFKYNPLIWGINELFPEFLIEQLRVSAYYTGLGQFWRVMADMFLRLSDRYDNGEIKSIPQVVEHIKLALVADAMKPITYSVKIGDKVYDLIPQSVGLTFLADTAIPYVEAVFFRGTPFLGTVSLNAQAYQVPPDQSRFQYGALYADPLPIGSAGIPPTLLMQDMRHYLPEYLHNIYRRSLRSEDDLRVQICMSFQKSMFCVTSAAILGLLPYPLDSQDPSAQKHNQVYLEKWMSRLENSQLLEVNK, encoded by the coding sequence ATGATAACAACTCAAAATAACCCCACTTACAACCCCCTAGCTGAATATATTCACCGCTTACAAACTGGCGAAGCATTACTGAAAGATAGTCCCGAAAACGTTTTAGAAGTTGTCGGTATTCTCAAAAGTTATGGTGTAGTTTTAGATGCCTATTCTAAAAATCTTATTTACATTGCTGAACATCAATTTCTCATATTTTTTCCCTTCTTTAAGTATTTTGATGGCGATATTTCTGTTCCTAAATTATTCCGCCATTTATGGCATGATCGGATTAATTTTGAATATGCTGAATATTGCATGAAAACCATGATGTGGCATGGTGGCGGCGGTTTAGACGCATACTTAGATACTCAAGAATTTCACGATAGAGCTAAAGCTGTTATTGCTGCTAAATTTAAATATAATCCCCTAATTTGGGGAATAAATGAACTGTTTCCCGAATTTTTAATAGAACAGTTACGAGTCTCTGCTTATTACACTGGGTTAGGTCAATTTTGGCGAGTCATGGCGGATATGTTTCTGAGGTTATCAGATCGCTATGACAACGGTGAAATTAAATCAATTCCCCAAGTTGTAGAACATATTAAATTGGCTTTAGTTGCAGATGCCATGAAACCAATTACATATAGTGTCAAAATTGGCGATAAAGTATATGATCTTATTCCTCAATCAGTTGGTTTAACCTTCCTTGCAGATACCGCAATTCCCTATGTAGAAGCAGTATTTTTCAGAGGTACACCATTTTTAGGAACAGTTTCCTTAAACGCCCAAGCGTATCAAGTTCCCCCAGATCAATCTCGGTTCCAATATGGTGCATTATACGCAGATCCTTTACCTATTGGTAGTGCAGGTATTCCTCCCACTTTGTTAATGCAGGATATGCGCCATTATTTGCCAGAATACTTACATAATATTTATCGTCGCAGTCTCAGAAGTGAAGATGATTTGCGGGTACAAATTTGTATGAGTTTCCAAAAGTCTATGTTTTGTGTAACTAGTGCCGCAATTTTAGGACTTTTACCTTATCCTCTAGATAGTCAAGATCCATCGGCACAAAAACATAATCAAGTTTATTTAGAAAAGTGGATGTCAAGATTAGAGAATTCTCAGTTATTAGAAGTGAATAAATAG
- a CDS encoding IS701 family transposase — protein sequence MKFTKLNYCQYLLSSQINYTMTNLAEHLDNISHDKINYYLKNEKLTPRLLWDNVKDIIVRDENAYIIFDDTVLNKRFSEKIEIVRRQYSGNEHGIVKGIGIVNCIYVNPKTLKFWVIDYRIFNPDNDGLSKVDHVKNMLQGLVYQKVLPFDTVLMDTWYAVNNLMLYIDSLDKVYYCPLKINRLVDDSFGKEKYKNIESLSWSEDELECGKIIKIKAFPSEKKVKLFRVTISTDRTDYIATNDISQSSMDVTQQVCKIRWKIEEFHREIKQLTGIESCQCRKGRLQRNHIACAMLVWLRLKNLAYNTGQTIYQIKHNLLSNYLIGQLKRPDIAMSMV from the coding sequence ATGAAATTTACTAAACTTAATTACTGCCAGTATTTACTTAGCAGTCAAATCAACTACACAATGACTAATCTAGCAGAACATTTAGACAATATTAGTCACGATAAAATTAATTATTATTTAAAAAATGAGAAATTGACTCCTCGGTTACTTTGGGATAATGTGAAAGATATAATTGTCCGGGACGAGAATGCTTATATTATATTTGATGACACAGTTTTAAACAAAAGATTTTCAGAAAAGATTGAAATAGTGCGAAGGCAATATAGTGGAAATGAGCATGGCATCGTCAAAGGAATTGGAATAGTCAATTGTATATATGTTAATCCTAAAACTCTCAAATTTTGGGTAATAGATTATCGTATTTTTAACCCTGACAATGATGGTTTAAGTAAAGTTGACCATGTGAAAAATATGTTGCAAGGGCTTGTATATCAAAAGGTTCTGCCATTTGATACAGTTTTAATGGATACTTGGTATGCAGTTAACAATTTAATGCTTTATATTGATAGTCTAGATAAAGTTTATTATTGTCCTTTAAAGATTAATCGTTTGGTTGATGATAGTTTTGGCAAAGAAAAATATAAAAATATTGAATCATTGTCATGGAGTGAAGATGAGTTAGAATGTGGTAAAATTATCAAGATAAAAGCATTCCCCTCCGAGAAAAAAGTGAAGCTATTCCGGGTTACTATCTCTACCGATAGAACGGACTATATCGCAACTAATGATATATCTCAAAGTTCTATGGATGTTACACAACAGGTGTGTAAAATCCGTTGGAAAATAGAAGAGTTTCACAGGGAGATAAAACAATTAACTGGCATTGAATCATGTCAGTGTCGCAAAGGTCGTCTTCAAAGAAATCATATAGCTTGTGCTATGTTGGTTTGGCTAAGACTAAAAAACTTAGCTTACAACACAGGTCAAACTATTTATCAAATTAAGCATAATTTGCTTTCTAATTATTTAATAGGACAACTAAAACGTCCAGATATTGCTATGTCAATGGTTTAG
- a CDS encoding helix-turn-helix domain-containing protein produces MTTTLNKEEYIKLLSETVPRIIDTEIEHKRLLNEVDKFMDLGENLTDEQAEVLQLLVTLIEQYENRVYQMKAITPLDILHELMSVRELKQKDIVEIFGSKGITSEVINGKRSISKNQAKALGDFFHVSYSLFL; encoded by the coding sequence ATGACAACTACACTAAACAAGGAAGAATACATTAAGCTACTTTCTGAAACTGTGCCACGTATAATTGACACAGAAATAGAACATAAGCGTCTACTAAATGAAGTAGATAAATTTATGGATTTAGGGGAAAATTTGACAGATGAACAAGCTGAAGTTTTACAGTTGCTAGTAACACTAATTGAGCAATATGAAAATAGAGTCTATCAGATGAAAGCTATAACTCCCCTAGATATATTACATGAGTTAATGTCAGTAAGAGAACTCAAACAAAAGGATATTGTCGAGATTTTTGGCTCAAAAGGTATTACTTCAGAAGTAATAAATGGTAAAAGAAGTATTAGCAAAAATCAAGCCAAAGCATTGGGAGATTTTTTTCATGTATCATATTCTTTGTTTTTGTAA